The genome window TCCAAACGCAATTAGTGAACCAGAAAAAGTCACAGCTCCAATGATGGCAGAAAGAATGGTCGAAACAGAGAAATGTGGTTCAATAGACAATCCTCTTTCATTCAATTCAATAAATGCTGCTCCTGCAACGAGTACCGAGGCAATACCACCAAAGCCATTGAGAATCGCTACGAGTTGAGGCATCGCTGTCATTTGAATTCGAGCCGCAAGTATGATTCCTATGATCGAACCTACAACTATTCCGCCAGCAATGATTTCGTAGCTTAAGATGCTTTTGTCAAAAAGTGTTACCACAATTGCAATCAACATCCCTAGCGCACCGAGTGCATTTCCTCGAACGGCAGTTCTAGGATGGGATAGGTTTTTTAAACCAACGATAAATAAAACGGAAGCAATAAGATATGCGAGATTTACAAAATTTTCCATTTAGTCCTTCTTCTTGAACATGCCCAGCATTCTCTGAGTAACTAGGAATCCACCAACCACATTGATAGTTGCAAAAACCACTGCCGCACTTCCTAGAATCGTAGTGAGCATTGTGTCCTGAGACCCCGCGGATAGGATCGCACCGATTACCGTAATTCCAGAGATCGCATTGGATCCTGACATTAACGGTGTGTGTAAAATTGGTGGAATCTTGGTGATCACTTCGAATCCAATGAATATAGCTAGAACAAAAATTGTGAGTGCTGTTACGAGTGTTTCCATACTTACTTCACCTTATCCCTAAATTAAGGCTTTTTGTAAAACAAATTAGCAAATCCGAGATTTAGATCTACTTTTTTTACAGAATTTTGAACTTTGACAAGCCAAAGTAAAGCTTACTCAAATCATTAAAGAACAAAATATAAGTACAAAAGTATCAACTATTATCCGAAATTGACCAAGTCATTGGAGAGTGAAAGAATTCGACAAGAAAAAGAAATATTCTCGGAGAGCTTACCGATACAGGTGAATTGGTTCTTGCCGTTAGCCGTGATTCTCAAATGGGAAGGCAAGTCCCCGAAAAGGACGAAATCGTCGCAACAGATAGAGCTAATCCGTATAATTATTATTTGTTCACTGATTTGGAAATTCATGGAATGAAGGAATTGGAATTGCATGTGAGTGATACTCTGGAAAGACAAAAATAAATCCAATGCTGGTTCCTAAACTAATCTGGTAGAAATTGGTTTTCCATCCAAGGTTGGAAAAAAGGGATCATCTATCCTGACTATGTCGCCGCTAAGAAAGAAGGAGATCAAAACACGGTTGTTTATGTATTAGAATCCAAAGGGTATTACCTTATTGGCACAATCCAGATACTGTCTGTCTATAAGGAAAAAGTCCTAAATCTTAAGAGAGAGACCAAAAAATTTGGCAAAATCCAAAAAAACCAAGAACAATCTCTACCTTTCCCAGACTTGAACAATAGTGAAGAGGCTATCTTTTTCCAGATAAAAATAGAGAATCTAGGATAAGGGAATTGTTTCATAATATCCGGAAAACATTAGATACCAAGGGCGTTCCGGAGGTGAAGAGAAAATCGGACTCTAACAAAGAATGCTACGTAGTTGAGATCTATGTCATGGGTAGAGCAATTTACTTTCACCAATCCCGTTGTGCTCATCGCGGTGCCTTCTAAATCCACAGAAGATTATGAGAGAAGAAGCACAACGTTCACGTGACTAACTTTTGCCGGGCACTCAGCATTCTTCTGAAAGAGAAGCCTTGTGAAGTCTATCCGTCCGATAGGAAGGTTCGAAGTAAGACAGAGAATTTATTTTACTGATTCCAAACTCCATAGTTAGTCGGTCATTTTCTTTTATTGAGTCGCATAGGTAAATGCCAGATAGTTCAGAATCGATGCAGCAAGCCAAAATCCCGAGAAAACTATGCCTACATTTCTTCCATTTCTTGATACTTTAGGGTGGTTACCCAAAAAAGGAATACCTGCATGATTCGCATTGACCAGCATGAAAAATATTGACATTACAAGTAATACGAGATGCAATATACTTCGTTCATTTAAAGGCAAGGCGAATGCGTAGATTATTCCAACAATTAAAGAAAGAAATGCCAATGAACCTTGGCGCTGTTCAAACAGCATAACAAAGATATAATCTTTAGCGCCTATTTTCTTATCATCCTTTACAGATGCAATAGCAGAGTCCAACATTTCAACTTGTTCTTCATAAGTAATTTGATTCTTGCAACTAGGAAGTCCAGGTCCAAAAAATGGCAAGACATAGTTCACAATGAGTCGTGACAACATAGGAGAAACTACTTCCAAAGAATGGAGAGCTCCTGGAGCCAAGCATAGTGCCATTGCAATTGTTGATATTGTATTTTCATTCATATTAATAATCCTTATTTCCTTTATTTGTTACTTAAAACCGAACATTCCGTTTTGATTTGCCAATCCTTCTGTGGGTTTCTCTTGAATCACATCCCAATGCTCTACTGCTTTCCCATTTTCAAAGCGAAGTAAATCATAGAAGACATGCTTTTTCCCACTCCATTCTCCTTCACTAACAGTAAGTACAAAGTTTCCTTCGCCCAATACTTTGTGGATTTTTGTGTATTTAAACATATTGTTTTGAGAAGTAAGATATTCAACAACTTCCATAATTCCGGACAATCCGTCTTTAATTTGTGGATTGTGTTGATGGTATTTTTCAGAGCTGATATAATCAGTAATCTTATTTGGATTTTTACCCATGAGAATATCTTCTACCATTGACTTGGCTAATGTCTTATTAGCTTCTGTTTTGTCCAAATCTGTTACGGTTGCAGAACGATCAGTCTGTGTCCTTCCACTTGCAGTGCCTTTGACCAATGGAGTCATTGCATCCCAGTGTTCGGCAACTTTCCCTTTATCATCCAATCTGATAATATCAAAGGATACCATCTTATCAGCACCAAAAGGCTTGGCATTTCTCCAAATATTGTGCATAAAAATATAATTTCCATCTTGGAACATCCGAATATTTTCAGCGGTAGTTCCATTTTCCTGAAGGATGGGGAGCATTTGGATAAAGGGCTCCAATCCTGTGGGGATAAATGGGTTGTGTTGGATATAATCGACATTAGTCAACTTTCTCATGGTATCCGGGTCATTTTTAAGAACAGCTCCCAAGAATGTCCCTACAATTTCTTTTTTGTTCATTTTTAACTCCTTGTTTTTGTCTTAATTACAGGAAATTAATATTCCTAATAGCATTACTGTTTGGATAATTCTTTTCATAAACTACTTCCTATTAGTAACCAAATGGTTACATATCAATATGTAATTATTCGGTTACTTTTGTCAAATGAAAAATTAAACTTTTAATGAAAAAAATGAATTCTCGAAAAATTCATTCTGTCTAGTTTCGTTAAGAAATGTGAATCGATAGATAACCGAATAGTTTCTTACTTTGAAATAAATGATTGCAATCTAATCACTAAAAGGAAAAATTATACTGAATGGGAAGAAACAAAGAATATATACGTGAGGAGCTTTTAGAAAAATCAATTCAACTCTTTCGAAAAAATGGTTATCATGCTACCGGAACTGATCAACTTGCTTCGGAATTTGGAATCAACAAAAAAAGCCTATACGCTGAATTTGGTTCCAAACTCAACCTATTTCAATCTTGCTTGGAGCACTATGAATCGACATTTCTAAATCTGATTCTTTCCCCAGTGGAAAATCAAAACGCAAATTTAGAAAGAATCAAAGAAGTATTTCAAACAATCGTTAAATATGGGGAAAAAGATTTAAGAGGTCTTGGTTGTTTAATTTGCAATACCTCATCGGATCGAGGATCTTTGGATCCATGCATAGGACCTATTGTGGATAGATATTTTGAAAGAATAGAAAATGGTTTCTATAAGGCTCTTCTGAATTCTAAAAACTCAAGCAATAAAATCAAGAGCGATAATTTAAAGCAAATATCTTCATTCTTGACAACTACTCTTGTCGGAATAGCCACAAGTATTCGAGCAGAGGCTCCGGTTAGTCAAATTCGGAAAACTTATAAGTTTATAGAAGAGTATTTGAAGTCACTTCAATAGAATGGAATATCTAGCCGAAAATCTTACCTGGTTGAACATCCAAACCACCTAACAATTTCGAATTCACTTTCCCATTCCCAATGTCGGACGCTATAAAGATTTTATATTTCCCATCAACTAATGTAAATGCATCGATGCAAGCATTCTCTGGAAATAGAATCCAATATTCCTTCACACCAAACTTTTCATAGATTTCCATTCACCTTTGATAGATAAACTAAGTCTGGTTGTAGTATTGTGTCCTCTTCCAAGATCACATCCCAGGGAGAAAAATAGATCTCGCCGACAGGATTTTTCACTAGAAATTTGTCAAAAATCTTTGCAATATTAAGAACAATTTTCTAGTGTATGCCAAAAGGAGATGGAGCCACGTATTCTACCCCCTCGATTAACCCCCGTAGATCGAAGATTCGTTCTAGTTTTGCTGGATTCGCTACCGCAGGTGGCATGGGAATAGATTAGCAGGAATTGGAATTTGTGCCAAGGGGCAATTTGCGCACTCCACTCGAGTTCAAACCAAGTCAAGAGCGGATATTTTCCAATCCTATCATCCCTTATTTTCCCCTTGCCATTTCTCTAAATCATTCCAGGACGACCACCAAGAGTGGAAATTACTAATACCATTACAAATGCAGCATACAGTCCGACAAGAGATGAGAGAACTGCAAACAAGGCAAACGCAATTGCTTCTCGAACGAGAGCGAGGGATAAAAAGGAAGATCCTGACTATTGTCTAAGGCGGAGTTAATTCAATAAAAAAAAGATAAATCATACTAATCTAGTAGTGATTTATAAAGTGCTTGCTGTGGATAGAATTTATTGCAATAGATTATAAAGGATCTTTCAATTGCGAAACTAACTTTGATTTTGTTAGAACATGAAAAAATTCTTTCTATAATTTAAAATCAATCCAAAGATTCTGCTTTACAAAAAAAAATTATCAGAGTCATTGATTATAGTTTATAGTAAAATGAAAAACTCACGAGGTATTTATGATTTTCTTATCTCAATGGATTTTAGTATTGATATTTTTTTCGCTGGGATTGCTTCATTTCTTCTGGGCAATGGGCTATAAATGGGGATTTGAGAAAGCACTTCCACGAAAAGAGAATGGATCTTTTCTATTTTATCCTAAACGAAAGGAGAGTTTGGCAATTGGAATCTTTCTTAGTCTATTTGCGTTGTTCTATTTATTGCAGACTGGAATTGGTTTTTATACTCTAAGTGAGAGAATCTTTTCGATTGGATCTTGGATCATTATAGCAGTATTTGGACTTCGCTCAATCGGAGAATTTAAATATGTTGGGTTCACTAAACGTATTCGTAATAGCGAATTTTCTAAATTGGATACCATGTTCTATTCGCCACTTTGTCTATTGATTACGGCATTGGCTTTTTTTGTTTTGTAGATATGCTTGAAGAAATCTCAATAGACGATCTTCAACTCTGGTCTGATTCCAAGATGAGTCATAATACTCTTTGGAATAAGATTTTTCGATACGTTGAGCTAAATCAAAATAATATCAATACGATAGTTGAAGAGAAATTGCGTAGAATTTGTTCGCAGATACCAGACGAGTTTCGTTGGGCTCCTGCCAGGTCATATAAAGTAGATAGAGAAATTAGTTTTGATCAAAGGGAAGGACCTGAATATGAATTTGTTAAATTTCTCGAAAATCCAAGTTTTCTCTGGAGTCTAGCTGGCAATGCAAGTTTTAGTATAGATAAGAATCAATCTTTATGGAAGGATTTTGCATCTAAACATAGAATTCCGATATGGTTTTTATCTCGCTGGATCTTCAATAAACAAGAATTAGCGGATAAAATATTTACTAATGATTTTTTCCAGAATCATAAAGGTCTTAATCTTTCTCATTTTGATCCTAAGGATTTGAATCTATTGAATCTTTTCTCAAAAACGGAAAAATTTATGCATTGGGATTATTTAGGTTGGAGCTGGATGAGAAATAATGAACCTAAATATTTTCAAGACTGGTTAACTCTTCTGAATTATGCTCAGCCCAAACGATTCAGCTTAACTTATTCAAATCCAGGATTACGTGGATTTCAAACATTATCGAAGTTAGATTGTTTTTGGCAAAATCTAGAATCCTTGGAACTAAAGAGCGTTCTTTTCGGTGATGATGAAGCTGAACTTTTGTATGACAGCGCGCCACCTACAAAAAAGCTTAAGTTACTAAAATTGGATGATAGTCCAATTAGCAATGGTGGAAAAGCAGCACTGTCCTCTAAAACTTTTGTCGCGATGGCTAAGAAAGGTTGGTTTGATTCATTAGAAGATTTGGATTTGGGATACCATACTTTAGGTATAGATGGAATCAAAGCATTGGCTGATACGGGTGCCTTAGACAACCTAACTAGGATTCGTCTTGTTTGCGGGATGAATGGTGACGA of Leptospira sp. GIMC2001 contains these proteins:
- a CDS encoding nuclear transport factor 2 family protein — its product is MNKKEIVGTFLGAVLKNDPDTMRKLTNVDYIQHNPFIPTGLEPFIQMLPILQENGTTAENIRMFQDGNYIFMHNIWRNAKPFGADKMVSFDIIRLDDKGKVAEHWDAMTPLVKGTASGRTQTDRSATVTDLDKTEANKTLAKSMVEDILMGKNPNKITDYISSEKYHQHNPQIKDGLSGIMEVVEYLTSQNNMFKYTKIHKVLGEGNFVLTVSEGEWSGKKHVFYDLLRFENGKAVEHWDVIQEKPTEGLANQNGMFGFK
- a CDS encoding Uma2 family endonuclease — its product is MEIYEKFGVKEYWILFPENACIDAFTLVDGKYKIFIASDIGNGKVNSKLLGGLDVQPGKIFG
- a CDS encoding DUF3995 domain-containing protein; its protein translation is MIFLSQWILVLIFFSLGLLHFFWAMGYKWGFEKALPRKENGSFLFYPKRKESLAIGIFLSLFALFYLLQTGIGFYTLSERIFSIGSWIIIAVFGLRSIGEFKYVGFTKRIRNSEFSKLDTMFYSPLCLLITALAFFVL
- a CDS encoding TetR/AcrR family transcriptional regulator, yielding MGRNKEYIREELLEKSIQLFRKNGYHATGTDQLASEFGINKKSLYAEFGSKLNLFQSCLEHYESTFLNLILSPVENQNANLERIKEVFQTIVKYGEKDLRGLGCLICNTSSDRGSLDPCIGPIVDRYFERIENGFYKALLNSKNSSNKIKSDNLKQISSFLTTTLVGIATSIRAEAPVSQIRKTYKFIEEYLKSLQ
- a CDS encoding NAD(P) transhydrogenase subunit alpha; protein product: METLVTALTIFVLAIFIGFEVITKIPPILHTPLMSGSNAISGITVIGAILSAGSQDTMLTTILGSAAVVFATINVVGGFLVTQRMLGMFKKKD